The region TTGACCGATGCTGAGCAATGCGTATGCTTGCCCCTTCCCCCCGTCCTGTCCCAAGTGACCCATATCCTGGAGGCCCGATGTCAACCGCCAGCAGCACCGGCATTCCCCTGCGCCCATTCGAACTCGCCTATCCCGACCTCAATGTCGAACGCGCCGGCAACACCGGCACGGAAGGCGTCTGGCATTTCGACTCCGGCCAGCCCGGACCCACGGTCATGATCACGGCGCTGATCCACGGCAACGAGCTGTGCGGAGCCTGGGCGCTGAAAGATGTACTGAGCGCCGGCCTGCGGCCGCAGCGCGGCGCCTTGACCATGGCGTTTTGCAACCTCGCGGCCTTCGATCGCTTCGATGCCGCGCATTTCACTGATTCACGTTTCGTCGACGAGGACATGAACCGCGTCTGGTCGGACGACAAGCTGGCCGACCCCTCCACGCAGGAACGGCGGCGCGCCGCGCAACTGCTGCCTTGGGTGAAGAAGGCGGACTGGCTGCTCGACATCCACTCCATGAGCAACTCGACGGTGCCCCTGCAGATGTCCGGCGTGCACTCGCACAACATCGATCTTGCGCTGACGCTGGGCAATCCGGCCCACATCATCGCCGACGCGGGCCATGCCTCCGGCGTGCGCATGCGTGACTACGGCCGCTTTGGCAGTGCCGAAGACAACGGCACGCGTTCGCTGCTGATCGAATGCGGTTTTCATGGCGCGCCCAGCGCGCATCAGGTGGCCATCGATCAGGTGGCGCGCTTCCTGGTGGCCTCCGGCATCGTCGACGCGGCCGCGCTGCCCGGCGCCTGGTTCGCACCGGCCGCGCCCAGCCAGGAAGCGCTGCGCGTGACGCATGCCATCGCGGCCAACAGCACGGATTTCCGTTTCTCGGAACCGTGGAAGGGACTGGAAAAGCTGCCGCACGCCGGCACCGTCATCGCCTGGTCGGATGGGGTCGAGGTCACCACGCCTTATGAAGATTGCGTGCTGATCATGCCGGCGGTCGTGGTGCGGCCCGGCGTGACGATGGTGCGGCTGGCGCAACCGATCCAGCAGCGGGTCTGAAGGCGGGTTGAAGGCTGCCCCCGCGCGCGGGTGACGCGCGCGCGGCGCGGCGGCCGGGCAAAGACCCTGACGACCGGATGGAACCAACCTGGACAGCGCAGGCACAACAAGGAACGACAGAGGGAACGAAATAGCCAGCGCGCTTACTCACCCGCTTTCTTGCAACGCTTTTGTCCAGGAATGTTTGCAATGTCTCCGATGCCGCCCCCTGCTCCGCTCCCTCCCGCGCCGCCCTCCAACCAAGGCGGCAATGCCTCGCGGCATCCCGGCATCACCGCGAAGATGATGGATGCGCCGTACAGGATGCTGGCGACGCTGGATGAGCTCTCCAAGGCAACACGGGCGGCTCCGCCCTTGCCCCATGGCGACTGCATGCCGGGGGATCCATTCAACAACGATCCATTCGGATCTGGCTCCGCCGGTAGCGGCACTGGCGGCGAAGGCAGCCCCGCCAACGCCGCGATGCGCACGCTCGCGCCCGCCACCGTCGCGCTGCTGACCGCGAAATCGAGAGGCGC is a window of Bordetella sp. N DNA encoding:
- a CDS encoding succinylglutamate desuccinylase/aspartoacylase family protein, with translation MSTASSTGIPLRPFELAYPDLNVERAGNTGTEGVWHFDSGQPGPTVMITALIHGNELCGAWALKDVLSAGLRPQRGALTMAFCNLAAFDRFDAAHFTDSRFVDEDMNRVWSDDKLADPSTQERRRAAQLLPWVKKADWLLDIHSMSNSTVPLQMSGVHSHNIDLALTLGNPAHIIADAGHASGVRMRDYGRFGSAEDNGTRSLLIECGFHGAPSAHQVAIDQVARFLVASGIVDAAALPGAWFAPAAPSQEALRVTHAIAANSTDFRFSEPWKGLEKLPHAGTVIAWSDGVEVTTPYEDCVLIMPAVVVRPGVTMVRLAQPIQQRV